A portion of the Ascaphus truei isolate aAscTru1 chromosome 14, aAscTru1.hap1, whole genome shotgun sequence genome contains these proteins:
- the P2RY14 gene encoding P2Y purinoceptor 14, whose product MNNSSGTNDSTSCLPNAIVMTRILPIMYSIVFIGGILLNGLNLWIFCYISSNKSFIVYLKNIVVADLLMTLTFPLKILSDAEIGHWMLRVVVCRFSAVIFYANMYIGIIFLGILGFDRYYKIVRPMNSSSFQSITYSKIISAVVWIFMACLLVPNMILTNQSPNKTQKQSCATLKSELGIQWHKMSTYISLTIFVLVFLLLVLFYVSISRKIYRSHRKFRRGSNAKSKSKRNIYSILFVFFVCFVPYHMCRIPYTLSQTGFKFNCPLENTFFYVKEVTLLLSAANVCLDPIIYFFLCQPFRNLLFKKLHIRCRSNETERTSKISSSSPGIL is encoded by the coding sequence aTGAATAATTCCAGTGGCACAAACGATAGTACTTCATGTTTACCCAATGCGATTGTAATGACGCGTATCCTACCAATAATGTACAGCATCGTTTTCATTGGAGGGATCCTTCTAAATGGATTGAATTTATGGATTTTCTGCTATATATCCAGTAACAAGAGCTTTATTGTGTACCTGAAAAACATCGTTGTTGCAGACCTTCTAATGACCCTCACGTTCCCCCTGAAAATTCTAAGCGACGCAGAAATCGGACACTGGATGTTACGTGTGGTCGTCTGTCGTTTTTCTGCCGTCATTTTCTATGCAAATATGTATATAGGAATTATATTTTTGGGCATTCTCGGTTTCGACAGGTACTACAAAATAGTGAGACCCATGAATTCTTCTTCCTTTCAAAGCATCACCTATAGCAAGATCATCTCTGCGGTCGTATGGATATTTATGGCTTGTCTTTTAGTGCCGAACATGATTCTAACCAACCAATCCCCGAATAAGACCCAGAAACAGAGCTGTGCAACGCTGAAAAGTGAGCTTGGGATACAGTGGCACAAAATGTCCACCTACATTTCTTTAACTATATTTGTGCTCGTGTTTCTCCTACTGGTCCTTTTTTATGTCTCCATTTCAAGAAAGATCTACAGGTCTCACCGGAAGTTTAGAAGAGGCTCAAATGCCAAAAGCAAATCCAAGCGCAATATATATagcattttgtttgtattttttgtttgttttgttccgTATCACATGTGTCGCATCCCGTACACGCTAAGTCAGACTGGATTTAAATTTAACTGCCCATTAGAAAATACCTTTTTTTATGTAAAAGAAGTGACTTTGCTCCTGTCCGCCGCCAATGTCTGTCTTGATCCTATCATTTATTTCTTCTTGTGCCAACCCTTTCGAAATCTGTTATTCAAGAAACTGCATATTCGCTGCAGATCGAACGAAACAGAAAGGACGTCGAAAATATCCTCCAGCTCGCCTGGAATTCTGTGA